A window of Rubricoccus marinus contains these coding sequences:
- a CDS encoding thioredoxin family protein — MPATLASTTHFDPLLNGRDRSADWERGVSFEDFLPTAEENEGVWTSVWTRAKISDGLQERASGVAGTWKLLVLSADWCGDAANTIPAVARLAAQTENLELRLLERDENLDLMDEHLTGGTARSIPVVILLDADYNERAWWGSRPADLQAWVKTAGMELEKEERYKEVRKWYARDKAQTTLHEIVTMIEHASGTQHVG, encoded by the coding sequence ATGCCAGCGACTCTCGCCAGCACCACCCACTTTGACCCCCTCCTCAACGGCCGCGACCGCTCCGCCGACTGGGAACGGGGCGTCTCCTTCGAGGACTTCCTGCCCACCGCAGAAGAGAACGAGGGCGTCTGGACCTCCGTCTGGACGCGCGCCAAGATCAGCGACGGCTTGCAAGAGCGCGCCTCTGGCGTCGCGGGGACCTGGAAGCTCCTCGTGCTCTCCGCAGATTGGTGCGGAGACGCCGCCAACACGATCCCGGCCGTCGCACGCCTCGCGGCGCAGACGGAGAACTTGGAGCTCCGCCTGCTGGAGCGCGACGAGAACCTCGACCTCATGGACGAGCACCTCACCGGCGGCACGGCCCGCTCCATCCCCGTCGTGATCCTGCTCGACGCCGACTACAACGAGCGCGCGTGGTGGGGCTCGCGCCCGGCCGATCTCCAGGCGTGGGTCAAGACCGCCGGCATGGAGCTGGAAAAGGAGGAGCGCTACAAGGAAGTCCGCAAGTGGTACGCCCGCGACAAGGCGCAGACCACGCTCCACGAGATCGTGACGATGATCGAGCACGCCAGCGGCACGCAGCACGTCGGATAG
- a CDS encoding DsbA family protein, which produces MSPVTPDDHARGPEDARITLVQYGDFECPFGLQIHQIAQEMREAFPDDLRVVFRHFPLKYHPHALNAAIAAEAVARTGGEEAFWAYHDRLYANQLALRPAQLGEHAEAIGADREAVDQAVQEEEGKTSILAQKRGGVRAGVRSTLSLFIDGELYQDDDVEDALVERVIKPLKEGE; this is translated from the coding sequence ATGTCCCCCGTTACGCCCGACGACCACGCCAGAGGCCCCGAGGACGCTCGCATTACGCTTGTCCAGTACGGTGATTTCGAGTGCCCCTTCGGGCTTCAGATCCACCAGATCGCACAGGAGATGCGCGAGGCGTTTCCGGACGACCTGCGGGTGGTCTTTCGGCACTTCCCGCTGAAGTACCACCCGCACGCGCTCAACGCAGCCATCGCCGCCGAGGCCGTGGCGCGGACTGGGGGCGAGGAGGCCTTCTGGGCGTACCACGACCGGTTGTACGCCAACCAACTCGCGCTCCGCCCCGCGCAACTCGGAGAGCACGCGGAGGCGATCGGCGCGGACCGCGAGGCTGTGGATCAGGCCGTGCAGGAGGAAGAGGGCAAGACCTCTATCCTCGCGCAAAAGCGGGGCGGCGTGCGCGCAGGCGTGCGCTCCACGCTCTCGCTGTTCATCGACGGCGAGCTCTACCAGGACGACGACGTGGAGGACGCGCTCGTCGAGCGGGTCATCAAGCCGCTGAAAGAGGGGGAGTAG
- a CDS encoding peroxiredoxin-like family protein — MSLRQDLKASNDAGRARIDADTLAVMDRATDAVRASGLADSALTVGDSAPTFSLPNASGETVALSDVLASGPVILTFYRGGWCPYCNLELRAYQALLPEIEAAGATLVAVSPQTPDASLTTQEKKDLTFTVLSDEGNAVARQFGLVHTLPADLVAAYDQFGLDVAGSNGDASGDLPLPATYVIDPDGTIRYAFVDADYTKRAEPSEVLASLQAVAA, encoded by the coding sequence ATGTCTCTCCGCCAGGATCTCAAAGCGTCCAACGACGCCGGCCGCGCCCGCATCGACGCCGACACGCTCGCCGTCATGGACCGCGCCACCGACGCCGTCCGCGCCAGCGGCCTCGCCGACTCCGCGCTCACCGTCGGTGACTCCGCGCCCACGTTCTCGCTGCCCAACGCCTCTGGCGAGACGGTCGCCCTCTCCGACGTTCTCGCCAGCGGCCCCGTCATCCTCACGTTTTACCGCGGCGGCTGGTGCCCGTACTGCAACCTGGAGCTCCGGGCGTACCAGGCGTTGCTGCCCGAGATCGAAGCCGCAGGCGCCACGCTCGTCGCGGTCTCGCCGCAGACGCCGGACGCGAGCCTGACGACGCAGGAGAAGAAGGACCTCACGTTCACCGTCCTGAGCGACGAGGGCAACGCCGTCGCGCGCCAGTTCGGGCTCGTCCACACGCTCCCGGCCGATCTCGTGGCCGCCTACGACCAGTTCGGGCTCGACGTCGCAGGCTCCAACGGCGACGCCTCTGGCGACCTGCCGCTGCCCGCGACCTACGTGATCGACCCCGACGGCACGATCCGCTACGCGTTCGTCGACGCCGACTACACGAAGCGCGCCGAGCCCTCCGAGGTGCTCGCGTCGCTCCAGGCCGTCGCGGCCTGA
- a CDS encoding alkene reductase yields MTLLTPFDLGPLTLPNRMVLAPLTRSRHAETVPNDLAPTYYAQRASGGLLIAEATQVTPRGQGYPDTPGIHNDAQVEAWKKVTDTVHAAGGRIFLQLWHVGRVSHSSYHGGDLPVAPSPLAATGKAMTPSFEFVDFETPHALTPEEIAETVEAYREGARRAQEAGFDGVEIHAANGYLIEQFLSTGSNERTDAYGGSLENRLRFLDEVTEAVLSVWPADRVGIRFSFGLGTNGVHDANPAETFAAATRRMRDAGLVYVHGVRPNTHSGNTGENGDLDVVKLMRDNFDGAVIANAGYDRASGEAELESGNADLVAYGRPFLANPDLPIRFAAQAAGLDAPLNEPDQSTFYGGGAEGYTDYPIWDGVGVLEAEEAA; encoded by the coding sequence ATGACGCTCCTCACACCGTTCGACCTCGGTCCGCTCACGCTCCCCAACCGCATGGTGCTCGCCCCGCTCACGCGGAGCCGCCACGCGGAGACGGTCCCCAACGACCTCGCGCCGACCTACTACGCGCAGCGCGCCTCTGGCGGCCTGCTCATCGCCGAGGCGACGCAGGTGACGCCCCGCGGCCAGGGCTACCCGGACACGCCGGGCATCCACAACGACGCGCAGGTGGAGGCCTGGAAAAAGGTCACCGACACGGTCCACGCGGCTGGTGGGCGCATCTTCCTCCAGCTCTGGCACGTCGGCCGCGTCTCGCACTCGTCCTACCACGGCGGCGACCTCCCGGTCGCGCCCTCGCCTCTGGCGGCGACGGGCAAGGCGATGACGCCGAGCTTCGAGTTCGTGGACTTCGAGACGCCGCACGCGCTCACGCCAGAGGAGATCGCCGAAACCGTCGAGGCCTACCGCGAGGGCGCGCGCCGCGCGCAAGAGGCCGGGTTCGACGGCGTCGAGATCCACGCCGCCAACGGCTACCTCATCGAGCAATTCCTGTCCACCGGCTCCAACGAGCGGACCGACGCCTACGGCGGCTCGCTGGAGAACCGCCTGCGCTTCCTGGACGAGGTGACCGAGGCCGTCCTGTCCGTCTGGCCCGCCGACCGCGTCGGCATCCGCTTCTCGTTCGGACTGGGCACCAACGGCGTGCACGACGCCAACCCCGCCGAGACGTTTGCCGCCGCCACGCGCCGGATGCGCGATGCCGGGCTGGTCTACGTACACGGCGTGCGCCCCAACACGCACTCCGGCAACACGGGCGAGAACGGCGACCTCGACGTGGTGAAGCTCATGCGCGACAACTTCGACGGCGCGGTGATTGCCAACGCGGGCTACGACCGGGCCTCTGGCGAAGCCGAGCTCGAAAGCGGCAACGCCGACCTCGTCGCGTACGGACGTCCCTTCCTCGCCAACCCAGACCTGCCCATCCGCTTCGCGGCGCAGGCCGCCGGCCTGGACGCCCCGCTCAACGAGCCGGACCAGAGCACGTTCTACGGCGGTGGCGCCGAGGGCTACACCGACTACCCGATCTGGGACGGCGTCGGTGTTCTGGAGGCCGAGGAGGCCGCCTAG
- a CDS encoding GIY-YIG nuclease family protein — translation MPTRDHQYWVYILASQSRRLYTGVTNDLARRVEEHRAGVGSAFTRRYKIHRLVHFEEHRNVRDAIQREREIKAWRREKKTRLIESHSAGWLDLAPSSPAAR, via the coding sequence ATGCCCACCCGCGATCATCAGTACTGGGTCTACATCCTCGCGAGCCAGTCGCGCCGGCTCTACACCGGCGTCACAAACGATCTCGCGCGGCGTGTCGAGGAGCATCGCGCTGGCGTCGGCTCCGCCTTTACGAGGCGGTACAAGATCCACCGCCTCGTCCATTTCGAGGAGCACCGCAACGTCCGCGATGCGATCCAGCGCGAGAGGGAGATCAAAGCATGGCGGCGGGAAAAGAAAACCCGCCTGATCGAGTCTCACAGCGCGGGATGGCTAGACCTCGCGCCCTCCTCGCCAGCGGCCCGGTAG
- a CDS encoding FAD-binding and (Fe-S)-binding domain-containing protein, which translates to METERLDDFAAALRPRIKGDLRLDALSKALYATDASLYREMPIGALIPRHTDDVQAALEEAARFGIPVLPRGSGSSLAGSAVGAALVIDTTKHLNRITALDPEAKTATVQPGVVLDNLNRASGAHGLRFGPDPASSNRATLGGMVGTNATGTHSIQYGSTVDWVESADVLLADGSLVTFRALSPEAWDHASGARGLEGEIYRRVGALLGVHEQAIRHDTPRHWRRAGGYRLERLMEAPEVARGPGRPWDGTRNLAQLLCGAEGTLGFTTSITVGLTEKPAHSGLAVVHFPSRHAALEAVEGIMETGPASVELFDRVALRRAQDVTEYAPKLHFVQRNSDGSLPGALLFVEYDGESPLAVDDGMQRLGKHLGPGAVITHALEDAQIEDVWAVRKVGLGLAMSARLPVQAAAIIEDAAVPVEHLSAYIRELEAAMEADNVEAVMYAHASAGCLHVRPFLDLRQRPQVEAMDRIARASADLARKYGGTIASEHGDGRARGALAEYFYSPGLYAAYAATKRAFDARGLLNPHKIVDAKPLTDDLRIGPDYSPRPLAIPIAFPDAEGRDIGFVEAVEACNGSAVCRKTDVGTMCPSFMATREERDSTRGRANTLREALTGGFSGLNAPEVEQAMDLCLSCKACKSECPAGVDMSRLKTAWLNERWKTETPPARTRLLAMLPEMARKTAGPLAPIANAAAASWPARKTRGALGLDPERDLPPFTSRPFKTSEANDPNPTVLLYADTFARTMEPEIARAAVRVLRAAGERVGVAPDICCGRTYLSEGYLSKAEAQAHKLADALAPEAEKGVLIVGLEPSCLLTLRDELPALLLGDPRALLIAKQSMLFEEWAESRAETLAGLTWEHASGDGAPAQALVHGHCHQKALSGMDAPLATLRAAGFDARGSGAGCCGLAGGFGYEKDHAEVSRAVAEDRLAPAVRAASGETVIVAAGTSCRHQIEHVTGRTAVHPAQALASALKR; encoded by the coding sequence ATGGAGACCGAACGCCTCGACGACTTCGCCGCCGCCCTTCGCCCACGGATCAAGGGCGACCTCCGTTTAGACGCGCTTTCGAAAGCGCTCTACGCGACCGACGCCAGCCTCTACCGCGAGATGCCCATCGGCGCGCTTATCCCGCGCCACACGGACGACGTGCAGGCCGCGCTGGAAGAGGCCGCGCGCTTCGGCATCCCGGTCCTGCCGCGAGGCTCGGGCTCCAGCCTCGCCGGCTCCGCCGTCGGCGCCGCGCTCGTCATCGACACGACGAAGCACCTCAACCGGATCACCGCGCTCGACCCCGAGGCAAAGACCGCGACGGTTCAGCCCGGCGTCGTGCTCGACAACCTGAACCGAGCCTCTGGCGCCCACGGGCTGCGGTTCGGGCCGGACCCCGCGAGTTCCAACCGCGCCACGCTCGGCGGGATGGTCGGCACGAATGCGACCGGCACGCACTCCATCCAGTACGGCAGCACGGTCGACTGGGTCGAGTCCGCCGACGTGCTTCTGGCGGACGGATCGCTCGTCACGTTCCGCGCGCTCTCGCCCGAGGCCTGGGACCATGCCTCTGGCGCCAGAGGCTTAGAAGGCGAGATCTACCGCCGCGTCGGCGCGCTTCTGGGCGTCCACGAGCAGGCCATCCGACACGACACGCCGCGCCACTGGCGCCGCGCGGGCGGCTACCGGTTGGAGCGGCTGATGGAGGCGCCCGAGGTCGCCAGAGGCCCCGGACGGCCGTGGGACGGCACGCGCAACCTCGCGCAGCTGCTCTGCGGCGCTGAGGGCACGCTGGGCTTCACGACCTCGATCACGGTCGGCCTGACCGAGAAGCCCGCGCACAGCGGCCTCGCAGTCGTCCACTTCCCGTCGCGCCACGCCGCGCTGGAAGCCGTCGAGGGCATCATGGAAACAGGCCCGGCGAGCGTCGAACTCTTCGACCGCGTGGCGCTGCGCCGCGCGCAGGACGTGACGGAGTACGCGCCCAAGCTCCACTTCGTGCAGCGCAACTCGGACGGCAGCCTGCCCGGCGCGCTTCTCTTCGTGGAGTACGACGGCGAGTCGCCTCTGGCGGTGGACGACGGGATGCAGCGGCTCGGCAAGCACCTCGGCCCGGGCGCCGTCATCACGCACGCGCTCGAAGACGCGCAGATCGAAGACGTGTGGGCCGTCCGCAAGGTGGGGCTCGGCCTCGCGATGAGCGCGCGATTGCCGGTCCAGGCCGCCGCCATCATCGAAGACGCCGCGGTCCCGGTCGAGCACCTCTCGGCGTACATCCGCGAGCTGGAGGCCGCGATGGAAGCCGACAACGTGGAGGCCGTCATGTACGCCCACGCGAGCGCGGGCTGCCTGCACGTCCGCCCCTTTCTCGACCTCCGCCAGAGGCCGCAGGTGGAGGCCATGGACCGCATCGCGCGCGCCTCGGCCGACCTAGCGCGCAAGTACGGCGGGACCATCGCGAGCGAGCACGGCGACGGACGCGCCAGAGGCGCCCTCGCGGAGTACTTCTACTCGCCCGGCCTCTACGCCGCCTACGCCGCCACCAAGCGCGCCTTCGACGCCAGAGGCCTGCTCAACCCGCACAAGATCGTCGACGCCAAGCCCCTCACCGACGACCTCCGCATCGGCCCCGACTACAGTCCGCGGCCTCTGGCGATACCCATCGCGTTCCCCGACGCCGAGGGACGCGACATCGGATTCGTGGAAGCGGTAGAAGCCTGTAACGGCTCCGCGGTTTGCCGCAAGACCGACGTGGGCACGATGTGCCCGAGCTTTATGGCCACCCGCGAGGAACGCGACTCCACGCGAGGCCGCGCGAACACGCTCCGCGAGGCGCTGACCGGCGGGTTCTCTGGCCTCAACGCGCCCGAAGTGGAGCAGGCGATGGACCTGTGCCTCTCGTGCAAGGCCTGCAAAAGCGAGTGCCCGGCGGGCGTGGACATGAGCCGCCTCAAAACGGCGTGGCTCAACGAGCGGTGGAAAACCGAGACGCCGCCCGCACGCACGCGACTCTTGGCGATGCTCCCCGAGATGGCGCGCAAGACCGCCGGGCCTCTGGCGCCGATCGCGAACGCCGCCGCCGCGAGTTGGCCTGCGCGCAAGACGCGCGGCGCCCTCGGCCTCGACCCCGAGCGCGACCTGCCACCGTTTACCTCCCGGCCGTTCAAGACGAGCGAAGCCAACGACCCCAACCCGACCGTTCTCCTCTACGCCGACACCTTCGCGCGCACGATGGAGCCGGAGATCGCGCGCGCTGCCGTCCGCGTGCTCCGCGCCGCTGGCGAGCGCGTCGGCGTGGCGCCCGACATCTGCTGCGGACGCACCTACCTGTCGGAAGGCTACCTGAGCAAAGCCGAAGCCCAGGCCCACAAACTGGCCGATGCCCTCGCGCCAGAGGCCGAAAAGGGCGTGTTGATCGTCGGGCTGGAGCCCTCGTGCCTGCTCACCCTTCGCGACGAACTGCCCGCGCTGCTTCTCGGCGACCCGCGTGCTCTCCTTATCGCGAAGCAGTCGATGCTGTTCGAGGAATGGGCTGAGTCGCGCGCCGAAACCCTCGCGGGCCTGACGTGGGAGCACGCTAGCGGAGACGGTGCTCCCGCCCAGGCGCTCGTCCACGGCCACTGCCACCAGAAGGCCCTCTCCGGCATGGACGCGCCTCTGGCGACCCTCCGCGCCGCAGGCTTCGACGCCAGAGGCTCGGGCGCGGGCTGCTGCGGTCTGGCGGGCGGCTTCGGCTACGAGAAGGACCACGCCGAGGTCAGCCGCGCGGTCGCCGAGGACCGGCTGGCGCCCGCGGTCCGCGCGGCCTCTGGCGAGACCGTCATCGTGGCGGCGGGCACGAGCTGCCGCCACCAGATCGAGCACGTGACGGGCCGCACGGCGGTGCACCCGGCGCAGGCGCTCGCTTCGGCACTCAAGCGGTAG
- a CDS encoding DUF1131 family protein — MALLLLAGCGTEAPAASGEEPLLTISERGAGTITADTEFSPEALREALPEGFEIETGRLDLPGDTIPILYAFSDGHMILEVFPDRSRQRIRRIDASSEWVAGPEGARAGARFADVGGRRMACVPGTADLAGRALCTPREGGPVRYVFAHGAETARGELPGRDVLAQSILERIVWMAP; from the coding sequence GTGGCGCTTCTGCTCCTGGCGGGGTGCGGTACGGAGGCCCCCGCGGCCTCTGGCGAGGAGCCTCTGCTGACCATCAGCGAACGCGGGGCGGGGACGATCACGGCAGATACGGAGTTCTCGCCAGAGGCCCTGCGCGAGGCGCTCCCCGAGGGGTTCGAGATCGAGACGGGGCGCCTGGACCTGCCGGGCGACACCATCCCGATCCTGTACGCGTTCTCCGACGGGCACATGATCCTGGAGGTCTTCCCGGACCGCTCGCGCCAGAGGATCCGCCGCATCGACGCCTCGAGCGAGTGGGTGGCCGGGCCCGAGGGCGCCCGAGCCGGGGCGCGGTTTGCAGACGTGGGCGGCCGGCGCATGGCGTGCGTGCCCGGGACCGCAGACCTCGCCGGGCGCGCGCTCTGCACGCCGCGCGAGGGCGGGCCCGTCCGCTACGTCTTCGCGCACGGCGCCGAGACCGCCAGAGGCGAGCTGCCAGGCCGCGACGTGCTCGCTCAGTCCATCTTGGAGCGGATCGTGTGGATGGCACCGTAG
- a CDS encoding co-chaperone GroES, which yields MPSFESFHVVGDRVLIRPERGEARTEAGLILPASVRAKDAVEGGRIVKVGPGHLTANPEYSDAEPWAPARDAVRYLPLQAFAGDYALFLRNDAIEIEYDGETFLILPHGSLLALVRPTHPEDADDFA from the coding sequence GTGCCGTCGTTCGAGTCCTTTCACGTCGTTGGAGATCGGGTCCTGATCCGCCCCGAGCGGGGCGAGGCGCGGACCGAGGCGGGGTTGATCTTGCCCGCCAGCGTCCGGGCGAAAGACGCAGTCGAAGGGGGCCGCATCGTCAAGGTGGGGCCGGGCCACCTCACGGCGAACCCGGAGTACTCCGACGCGGAGCCGTGGGCGCCCGCGCGCGACGCCGTACGCTACCTCCCGCTTCAGGCGTTCGCGGGGGACTATGCCCTCTTCCTCCGCAACGACGCCATTGAGATCGAGTACGATGGGGAGACGTTTCTCATCCTGCCTCATGGCTCGCTTCTGGCGCTCGTGCGCCCCACCCACCCGGAGGACGCGGACGACTTCGCGTAG
- a CDS encoding vitamin B12-dependent ribonucleotide reductase, giving the protein MSADTASGLTIDRVFSTEGEHPFDSVAWERRTAAIKNHTGEAIFEQKDVEFPEAWSPLAVNVVASKYFYGDTEDGNGTPADGQREYSLKQLVHRVTRTITDWGHEQNYFASQKDADTFYDELTWLCTHQVGAFNSPVWFNVGLHHQYGVVDSGGKKIYGWDEEKGEVVAVDPYERPQASACFIISVDDSVDDIWKLMGESARLFKFGSGVGADWSKLRSSHEKLSGGGQPSGPVSFMKVQDATGGTIKSGGKTRRAAIMQTLKSWHPDILEFVRAKQVEEKKAWALIEQGYDGSFNGDAYGSVDFQNVNQSVRLDDALMQAADAGEVYELKAVTSGETVDTVDGQELLMAISEGTHICGDPGAQYEDTIQKWHTCKNHGRINSSNPCSEYMFLDDSACNLASLNLRKFKMEDGTFDVERYRAAARIFITAQEILVDNAGYPSADIAKNSHAYRPLGLGFANLGALLMSMGLPYDSEEGRDVAAALMAIEHSEAYARSAEIASNPAIGTFDGYAENEEPMLEVMRMHRDAVGDIGATCPQYLRDAAQESADRMVALGEKHGYRNAQATVLAPTGTIGFMMDCDTTGVEPDIALVKYKLLAGKGEGLMKIVNQTVPEALAKLGYTQAEAQVILDYIDENDTIEGAPGLRDEHLPVFDCAFKAFNGERYISHMGHIRMMAAVQPFISGAISKTVNLPETATVEDIADAYMQSWKLGLKAVAIYRENSKRSQPLSTKEGGNTSGKTVEVAATPEASGDGMSVEPVMQTVEKIVYRPHRQRLPDERPSVTHKFSVAGHEGYLHVGLYPSTGLPGEIFITMAKQGSTIAGLMDSFATAVSLAMQYGVPLEDLVQKFGHVRFEPSGFTNNPQIPIAKSITDYIFRYLSLKFLQVPEVADPLAEPEEAEDPTDAVAQEAAQHGSAEDQSQADLFAISEAALAPETSPHVGGTVEGVLASGGDAAQPSGQLGAFQHQEDSPACSNCGSITVRAGSCYNCPNCGSTSGCG; this is encoded by the coding sequence ATGTCCGCAGACACCGCCAGCGGCCTGACCATCGACCGCGTTTTTTCTACGGAGGGCGAGCACCCCTTTGATTCCGTTGCCTGGGAGCGCCGCACCGCCGCGATCAAGAACCACACCGGCGAGGCCATCTTCGAGCAGAAGGACGTCGAGTTTCCCGAGGCGTGGAGCCCGCTGGCGGTCAACGTCGTGGCGAGCAAGTACTTCTACGGCGACACCGAGGACGGCAACGGCACGCCCGCCGACGGGCAGCGCGAGTACAGCCTCAAGCAGCTCGTCCACCGCGTGACGCGCACCATCACGGACTGGGGCCACGAGCAGAACTACTTCGCGAGCCAGAAGGACGCCGACACGTTCTACGACGAGCTCACGTGGCTCTGCACCCACCAGGTCGGCGCCTTCAACTCGCCGGTCTGGTTCAACGTCGGCCTGCACCACCAGTACGGCGTCGTCGATTCCGGGGGCAAGAAGATCTACGGCTGGGACGAGGAGAAGGGCGAGGTCGTCGCGGTGGACCCGTACGAGCGGCCACAGGCCTCGGCCTGCTTCATCATCTCCGTGGACGACTCGGTGGACGACATCTGGAAGCTGATGGGCGAGAGCGCCCGCCTCTTCAAGTTCGGCTCCGGCGTGGGCGCGGACTGGAGCAAGCTCCGCTCCTCGCACGAGAAGCTGAGCGGCGGCGGACAGCCTTCCGGCCCCGTCTCCTTTATGAAGGTGCAGGACGCGACCGGCGGCACGATCAAGTCCGGCGGCAAGACGCGCCGCGCGGCCATCATGCAGACGCTGAAGTCCTGGCACCCGGACATTCTGGAGTTCGTCCGCGCCAAGCAGGTGGAGGAGAAAAAGGCCTGGGCCCTTATCGAGCAGGGCTACGACGGCTCCTTCAACGGCGACGCCTACGGCTCGGTCGACTTCCAGAACGTGAACCAGAGCGTTCGCCTGGACGACGCGCTGATGCAGGCCGCCGACGCGGGTGAGGTCTACGAGCTGAAGGCGGTGACCTCTGGCGAGACCGTGGACACCGTGGATGGCCAGGAACTCCTCATGGCGATCTCCGAGGGCACGCACATCTGCGGCGACCCCGGCGCGCAGTATGAGGACACGATCCAGAAGTGGCACACGTGCAAAAACCACGGCCGCATCAACTCCAGCAACCCGTGCTCGGAGTACATGTTCTTGGACGACAGCGCCTGCAACCTCGCGAGCCTGAACCTCCGCAAGTTCAAGATGGAGGACGGCACGTTCGACGTGGAGCGCTACCGCGCCGCCGCCCGCATCTTTATCACCGCGCAGGAGATCCTCGTCGATAACGCGGGCTACCCGTCCGCCGACATCGCGAAGAACAGCCACGCGTACCGCCCGCTCGGCCTCGGCTTCGCCAACCTCGGCGCGCTGCTGATGAGCATGGGCCTGCCGTACGACAGCGAGGAGGGCCGCGACGTGGCCGCCGCGCTCATGGCGATCGAGCACTCCGAGGCGTACGCCCGGAGCGCGGAGATCGCGTCCAACCCCGCGATTGGCACCTTCGACGGCTACGCCGAAAACGAGGAGCCCATGCTGGAGGTCATGCGGATGCACCGCGACGCGGTGGGCGACATCGGCGCGACGTGCCCGCAGTACCTCCGCGACGCCGCGCAGGAGTCCGCCGACCGCATGGTGGCGCTCGGCGAGAAGCACGGCTACCGCAACGCGCAGGCGACCGTCCTCGCGCCGACCGGGACGATCGGCTTCATGATGGACTGCGACACGACCGGCGTCGAGCCCGACATCGCACTCGTGAAGTACAAGCTGCTCGCCGGCAAGGGCGAGGGGCTGATGAAAATCGTCAACCAGACGGTCCCCGAGGCGCTCGCCAAGCTGGGCTACACCCAGGCCGAGGCGCAGGTCATCCTGGACTACATCGACGAGAACGACACGATTGAGGGCGCGCCGGGTCTCCGCGACGAGCACCTGCCCGTCTTCGACTGCGCCTTCAAGGCGTTCAACGGCGAGCGTTACATCTCGCACATGGGCCACATCCGCATGATGGCGGCCGTTCAGCCCTTCATCTCGGGCGCGATCTCCAAGACGGTCAACCTCCCGGAGACGGCGACGGTGGAGGACATCGCGGACGCGTACATGCAGAGCTGGAAGCTCGGCCTCAAGGCCGTGGCCATCTACCGCGAGAACTCCAAGCGCTCCCAGCCGCTCTCCACCAAGGAGGGAGGCAACACGAGCGGCAAGACCGTGGAGGTCGCCGCCACGCCAGAGGCCTCTGGCGACGGCATGAGCGTGGAGCCGGTGATGCAGACGGTCGAGAAGATCGTCTACCGCCCTCACCGCCAGCGCCTGCCCGACGAGCGCCCGAGCGTGACGCACAAGTTCTCCGTGGCGGGCCACGAGGGCTACCTCCACGTGGGCCTCTACCCGTCCACGGGTCTGCCCGGCGAGATCTTTATCACGATGGCGAAGCAGGGCTCCACGATCGCGGGCCTGATGGACAGCTTCGCGACCGCGGTCTCGCTCGCCATGCAGTACGGCGTGCCGCTGGAGGACCTCGTGCAGAAGTTCGGCCACGTCCGCTTCGAGCCGTCCGGGTTTACCAACAACCCGCAGATCCCCATCGCGAAGTCCATCACGGACTACATCTTCCGCTACCTCTCGCTCAAGTTCTTGCAGGTGCCGGAGGTGGCCGATCCTCTGGCGGAGCCGGAGGAGGCCGAGGACCCGACGGACGCGGTCGCGCAAGAGGCCGCGCAGCACGGCTCGGCGGAGGACCAGTCTCAGGCGGACCTCTTCGCCATCTCGGAGGCGGCCCTCGCCCCGGAGACCTCGCCGCACGTCGGCGGGACTGTGGAGGGCGTGCTGGCCTCTGGCGGCGACGCCGCGCAGCCGAGCGGGCAACTGGGCGCCTTCCAGCACCAGGAGGACAGCCCGGCATGCTCCAACTGCGGGTCCATCACGGTCCGGGCGGGTAGCTGCTACAACTGCCCGAACTGCGGGTCAACGTCCGGCTGCGGCTGA